In bacterium, a single window of DNA contains:
- a CDS encoding translocation/assembly module TamB domain-containing protein, with protein sequence MLFASVAYVVGQYRRTISNASIIIVDELESRLDREVKISSARVTPFGTVVLDDVAIASGKRLTDGYIVRVKQIRIKYDVKAMLSGMGAQSIKSILVVEPNVNLVRRRDGTLNIQDLLKQPPGRPARPFKGVVSVRGGNLTFRDYLAKTRPLPAMNRIYDMNGSLSAASYPVYKFHGKARGPGGRFQSAEVIGTYDTRAKKINLDVSARGVNAAYLSRYIGLTKSIDVRGGVMNVIAGIRLAKSAGKTKMSLSGVARISDASARLSMMTKPVTGINGIVVLRGQSAIMSVTGRLSGSDVRATGTISGFTKPRLDISVSSNNADFATLVGAFKLPDSARELHASGRGQLKARITGKTSSPIIAVRAKVPGVNIRGYTAKDVEISARYADRAIVVSPLTFTWRDTRFAASGSLSTAGDQRVAISGRATGVNIADLPLPSAVSAKGIANVGFSISGTLVDPTIRANVNVTRGEFRGIPVEQARARITYASGRVEVAALEVTSRAAAGLVTAKGAVTAKRVNLSVTGESVNLATVGQLFGVKDVTGTGYFTGTIRGPLHTPTFSGIFEAFDLGYGKYRADYTRLEFSTDLKTASITSGIVRLFPAEFRFSGSAGGLGTDRIAFKTSGQVDRLTIEKLSEILDRKIDFSGTLVGSFVASGVYLTNPKLGQIPLQDASASAQITLEDGSAFGYPINEASAQLNLIGNRLEVKEAKLSSQEAKANLNGSVMLDTGDVDMTYDISDFDLARLHNVIGQYVVIGGTAHAGGSVTGTTANPKISLDAAIENLIINYSKFDVAQAKAEYSDGLIKTASALIKKGNQSVLIQANRYNLKTNCLTSAGGTIENVSVPEMWNIFRSSPYLRTEGGARLRESLTRLPKLTSGLINGTFSVSGCMTSPEGAIHLAGSDIGVDITRIDTVVLDASLSGGAVNLSQFKAMSGSTSLTATGSYELANRQIQLDASAANFDLSRLSPLLGANTPGGMMAAYFEISGDISSPSVTASVEVKQPSFNGLTFDNLRTSRIEITSDKIESADVILASGNHQVIAHGYLPWDWSTLTIPTNKPMEVTARLNKQNLSMLSSFTTAIEPSATAGSIEASLNISGTPAAPVLNGSLAITDGAIALKNFSNQFNNININMVFDGNRITVDQFSVASSLGGTLSIVPGGYIEMSADGKAETNLQIAASDFSVAEKNALGMQEDISLQFDAGISVTGDVSAPMVTNANVGTVAGGINIHDSHISFVAPNVPESKPIKTPPINPTFNVAVKIGDKVVLAPPNMTLTITGDGLINGSLASPVVVFDPIRIEEGTLRLAVSRLTVEPDGTLYVRYAPPEEPVVRVNLNATTNVTAMDSFGKRQRYEITVAVSGTVSNLDIELSSDPSGLNKEQMLAALGHVSGIFATGESGLQNELGNILTAVGTSTIFAPVETLFVEQLGFEQFSLEYSLGQPLALYVSRKLIGNIYISYYGYLTSDFTSPNDVAYLLGLSYRMNPNYQASVFVDDQQNGSFQIQYTRAFW encoded by the coding sequence ATGTTATTTGCAAGCGTCGCATATGTAGTCGGCCAATATCGCAGAACGATAAGCAATGCCTCGATCATAATAGTCGATGAACTCGAAAGTCGGCTGGATCGCGAGGTTAAAATCAGCAGTGCCAGAGTTACTCCATTCGGCACGGTAGTTTTGGACGATGTTGCAATAGCTTCCGGCAAAAGACTTACAGATGGTTATATAGTCAGAGTCAAACAGATCAGAATCAAATACGATGTCAAGGCGATGCTGTCTGGTATGGGAGCGCAGAGTATCAAGAGCATTCTTGTCGTTGAGCCGAATGTCAATCTAGTCAGGCGGCGCGACGGCACTCTTAATATCCAGGACCTTTTGAAGCAGCCGCCCGGCCGGCCTGCCAGACCGTTCAAGGGCGTAGTAAGCGTCCGGGGCGGCAACCTCACATTCAGGGACTACCTCGCCAAGACAAGACCGCTGCCTGCAATGAACCGCATATATGATATGAACGGTTCACTGAGCGCGGCGAGTTATCCCGTCTATAAATTTCATGGGAAAGCTAGAGGTCCGGGCGGCAGATTCCAGTCGGCGGAGGTTATCGGCACATATGATACTCGTGCCAAGAAAATCAATCTGGACGTCAGCGCACGTGGTGTAAATGCGGCCTATTTAAGCAGGTATATCGGGCTGACCAAGAGCATTGACGTGCGCGGCGGTGTAATGAACGTAATTGCGGGCATTCGTCTAGCCAAATCTGCCGGTAAGACGAAAATGTCCCTGTCAGGTGTGGCGCGTATTTCCGATGCCAGTGCCCGGCTGTCGATGATGACCAAGCCGGTGACAGGTATCAACGGTATTGTTGTGCTGCGTGGGCAAAGTGCGATCATGAGTGTGACCGGCAGACTATCAGGCTCAGATGTGCGTGCAACCGGCACAATAAGCGGCTTCACAAAACCTCGACTGGATATATCCGTTTCATCAAACAATGCTGATTTTGCGACTCTTGTCGGTGCTTTCAAACTGCCGGACAGTGCCCGTGAGCTGCATGCAAGCGGACGCGGTCAACTAAAAGCCAGGATTACCGGCAAGACATCCTCTCCGATAATTGCAGTCAGGGCAAAAGTGCCAGGTGTGAATATTCGGGGTTACACGGCCAAAGATGTCGAAATCTCTGCGAGATATGCCGACCGGGCGATTGTGGTGTCACCCTTGACCTTCACCTGGCGAGACACGCGTTTTGCCGCAAGTGGCTCACTGTCGACCGCCGGCGACCAGCGAGTTGCTATCAGTGGGCGCGCGACGGGAGTAAACATAGCTGATCTGCCGCTTCCGTCCGCAGTGTCTGCAAAGGGCATTGCAAATGTTGGTTTCAGTATAAGTGGCACTCTAGTCGATCCGACAATCCGCGCGAATGTGAATGTGACGAGGGGCGAGTTTCGAGGAATTCCGGTTGAGCAAGCGCGCGCGCGTATAACGTATGCTTCCGGTCGTGTCGAAGTTGCGGCTCTTGAGGTGACGAGCAGGGCAGCGGCAGGATTGGTGACGGCCAAAGGAGCGGTAACTGCCAAGCGGGTAAATTTGTCGGTAACCGGCGAGTCAGTAAATCTGGCCACGGTCGGTCAATTGTTTGGTGTGAAGGATGTCACAGGCACGGGATATTTTACCGGCACGATCAGGGGGCCTCTCCACACGCCCACATTCTCGGGCATTTTCGAGGCATTTGATTTGGGGTATGGAAAATACAGAGCGGATTATACTCGCCTGGAGTTTTCGACCGATCTGAAGACCGCATCGATCACAAGCGGCATTGTCAGGCTGTTCCCGGCGGAGTTTAGGTTCAGCGGTAGTGCAGGCGGTTTGGGAACCGACCGTATAGCATTCAAGACATCCGGTCAGGTTGACAGGCTCACGATCGAGAAGCTGTCGGAAATCCTCGACCGCAAAATTGATTTCAGCGGCACTCTGGTGGGCAGTTTTGTTGCGTCGGGAGTTTACCTGACCAATCCGAAGCTGGGTCAAATACCTCTGCAGGATGCCTCTGCATCAGCACAGATTACGCTGGAGGATGGGTCGGCATTCGGATACCCTATAAACGAGGCATCGGCTCAGCTAAATCTGATCGGCAACAGGCTTGAGGTTAAAGAGGCAAAGCTCAGCAGCCAGGAGGCCAAAGCGAACTTGAACGGTTCGGTCATGTTGGATACCGGCGATGTGGATATGACATATGACATTTCCGATTTTGATCTAGCCAGGCTTCATAACGTGATCGGCCAGTATGTCGTTATTGGCGGAACTGCACATGCAGGCGGTTCAGTTACCGGGACTACCGCAAATCCGAAGATTTCGCTTGATGCGGCCATCGAAAACCTAATCATAAACTATTCCAAGTTCGACGTTGCGCAGGCAAAGGCCGAGTATTCAGACGGTCTTATCAAGACGGCCTCGGCACTGATAAAGAAGGGCAATCAATCAGTTTTGATTCAAGCAAATAGATATAATCTTAAGACAAACTGTCTGACGTCGGCAGGCGGGACAATTGAAAATGTGAGTGTTCCTGAGATGTGGAATATATTTCGTTCATCGCCATACTTGCGAACCGAGGGAGGTGCTCGGCTGCGAGAGTCGCTTACGCGTCTGCCGAAGTTAACGAGTGGCCTTATCAATGGCACATTTTCAGTAAGCGGCTGCATGACAAGCCCCGAAGGTGCGATCCATCTTGCAGGATCGGATATTGGTGTCGATATCACACGCATCGATACGGTTGTTCTAGATGCGAGCTTGTCAGGCGGCGCTGTGAATCTGAGTCAATTTAAAGCTATGTCGGGGTCAACGAGCCTGACGGCCACTGGCAGCTACGAGCTTGCAAACAGACAAATACAACTCGATGCATCCGCCGCCAACTTCGATCTCTCACGTCTGAGCCCATTGCTGGGAGCAAATACACCGGGCGGTATGATGGCTGCCTATTTTGAGATCAGCGGAGACATATCGTCGCCAAGTGTTACTGCTTCCGTGGAAGTTAAGCAGCCAAGTTTCAATGGTCTGACATTCGATAATTTGCGCACAAGCCGCATTGAGATTACATCCGACAAGATTGAGTCTGCCGATGTCATATTAGCATCCGGCAATCATCAGGTCATAGCTCACGGTTATCTGCCGTGGGATTGGTCGACTCTGACTATCCCGACAAACAAACCGATGGAGGTCACTGCACGACTAAACAAGCAGAACTTATCGATGTTGTCTTCATTCACAACTGCGATAGAGCCGAGCGCTACCGCTGGTTCGATTGAGGCCTCGCTAAATATAAGCGGTACGCCTGCTGCGCCTGTCTTGAATGGTTCTCTGGCTATCACAGACGGTGCCATCGCGCTTAAGAATTTCTCGAACCAGTTCAACAACATCAACATAAACATGGTATTTGACGGCAACAGGATAACGGTGGATCAGTTTTCGGTTGCGTCGAGTTTGGGCGGCACGCTCAGCATAGTCCCAGGCGGCTACATAGAGATGAGCGCGGACGGAAAAGCCGAGACCAATCTGCAAATTGCGGCAAGTGATTTCTCTGTTGCCGAGAAGAATGCTCTGGGTATGCAAGAAGACATCTCACTTCAATTCGATGCCGGTATATCAGTGACCGGGGATGTCAGTGCGCCGATGGTCACGAATGCGAACGTGGGCACTGTGGCAGGCGGCATAAACATACATGATTCTCATATTTCGTTTGTTGCGCCGAACGTTCCAGAGAGCAAGCCTATCAAGACTCCACCGATTAATCCGACATTCAATGTGGCAGTCAAGATTGGAGACAAGGTAGTGCTTGCGCCGCCGAACATGACGCTTACGATAACCGGTGACGGCCTCATCAATGGCAGCCTTGCAAGTCCTGTTGTCGTGTTTGATCCCATCAGGATTGAAGAGGGCACTCTTCGTTTGGCTGTTTCGCGTTTGACTGTTGAGCCTGACGGCACTCTATATGTGCGCTATGCACCTCCCGAGGAGCCGGTGGTGCGGGTCAATTTGAATGCGACGACTAACGTTACTGCAATGGATTCTTTCGGCAAGCGTCAGAGATATGAGATAACCGTAGCGGTCAGCGGCACGGTATCGAATCTGGATATCGAGCTTTCGTCCGATCCATCTGGTTTGAACAAGGAACAGATGCTGGCAGCTCTAGGGCATGTTTCAGGTATCTTTGCCACTGGTGAAAGCGGTCTGCAAAATGAGCTGGGCAATATTTTAACAGCCGTTGGCACGAGCACAATTTTTGCTCCGGTGGAGACTCTGTTTGTGGAGCAACTGGGCTTCGAGCAGTTTTCGCTGGAGTATTCTCTTGGCCAGCCTCTGGCTCTGTATGTGTCCAGGAAGCTAATCGGCAATATATACATTTCATATTATGGTTATCTAACGTCTGATTTTACGAGTCCGAATGACGTGGCATATCTACTGGGCTTAAGCTACAGGATGAATCCCAATTATCAGGCTTCGGTCTTTGTCGATGATCAGCAGAACGGTTCATTCCAGATTCAATATACAAGGGCGTTTTGGTAG